In the genome of Candoia aspera isolate rCanAsp1 chromosome 1, rCanAsp1.hap2, whole genome shotgun sequence, one region contains:
- the PPP1R21 gene encoding protein phosphatase 1 regulatory subunit 21 isoform X3, whose protein sequence is MKSGEPASQLSQEQKNVFGEDLQKKIEENERLHIQFFEADEQHKRLEAELRSRLEVLEMEAAQHQAVVDGLTRKYMDTIEKLQNDKAKLEIKSQSLEREAKDCRVRTEECQQQLQHLHTDLSSRLDESLQIISEKVPFNDTRYSQYNALNVPLHNRHRQLKLRGLAGQALAFVQDLVTALLNFHTYTEQRIQIFPIDSATDTISPLNQKFSQYLHENASYIRPLEEGMLHLFESITEDTITVLETTMELKTFSDYLTSYVCFLRKILPYQLKSLEEECESSLCTAALRASNVELQNDMKKLTAIFEKLHTYISLLALPSTKADRLLRTNFSSVFTCIASALNGFHEVMKDISKHFSQKATLEHELPIATQKLITTNDCILSSLVALTNGTGKIASFFSNNLDSFILSLSYGPKGGMAFINPRAAECMLQYKKKAAAYIKLLKKPCPDSVPYEEALANRRVLLSSTESREGLAQQVQQSLEKIAKLEQEKEHWMLEAQLAKIRLEKENKKVSEKAKNSVGSQLIEATMENSFVLNAVEQEKDDGTEKALREPVQSTSLVGMLTVTTGNEEVPEADTREDLIKNHYMARIIELTSQLQLADSKSVHFHAECRALAKRLTLAEKAKESSLEKMQLTRLNISKLQDELTTTKRSYEDQLSMMSDHLCSMNETLTKQREEIDTLKLASKGNSKKNKSR, encoded by the exons AAAAGTGGTGAGCCTGCATCTCAGTTGAGTCAAGAACAGAAAAATGTCTTTGGTGAAGATCTTcaaaaaaagatagaagagaATGAGCGGTTACATATTCAG TTCTTTGAGGCAGACGAGCAACATAAACGCTTAGAAGCTGAGCTGAGAAGCAGACTTGAAGTTTTGGAGATGGAGGCTGCACAGCATCAAGCTGTGGTGGATGGCCTTACTAGGAAGTACATGGATACAATAGAAAAGCTGCAAAATGATAAAGCCAAGTTAGAA aTCAAATCTCAAAGCCTAGAGAGAGAAGCCAAGGACTGCAGAGTTCGAACAGAAGAGTG CCAGCAGCAGCTACAGCATCTTCATACTGACTTGAGTAGCAGATTGGATGAGTCTTTACAGATTATAAGTGAAAAAGTACCTTTCAATGATACAA GATATAGCCAGTATAATGCTCTGAATGTGCCATTACATAATAGACACAGGCAG CTGAAACTTCGTGGTCTTGCTGGACAAGCTCTGGCCTTTGTCCAGGATTTAGTGACAGCCCTCCTTAATTTCCACACCTACACTGAGCAGAGAATCCAGattttccccattgattctgccaCAGATACCATTTCACCATTAAATCAGAAG TTTTCACAGTACCTTCATGAAAATGCATCCTACATTCGCCCACTGGAGGAAGGAATGCTGCATTTGTTTGAGAGCATCACAGAGGATACCATCACAGTGCTG gaaacAACGATGGAATTAAAAACTTTTTCTGACTACTTAACATCTTATGTCTGCTTTCTCAGGAAGATTCTTCCTTATCAGTTGAAAAG TTTGGAAGAAGAGTGTGAATCTTCTCTTTGCACAGCTGCATTAAGAGCCAGTAATGTGGAGCTGCAAAATGATATGAAGAAGCTGACAGCGATCTTTGAGAAGCTGCATACGTACATTAGTCTTCTAGCCTTACCCA GCACAAAAGCGGATCGTCTGCTTCGAACGAACTTCAGCTCTGTGTTCACATGCATTGCTTCAGCTCTTAATGGATTTCATGAGGTTATGAAAG atatttccAAGCATTTTAGTCAAAAAGCTACCTTGGAACATGAGCTCCCCATAGCCACTCAGAAGCTCATCACCACCAATGACTGTATCTTATCCTCTCTGGTGGCATTAACTAATGGAACAGGCAAG ATTGCTTCGTTCTTCAGCAACAATTTAGATAGTTTCATTCTATCACTGAGTTATGGGCCTAAGGGAGGAATGGCATTTATCAACCCCCGCGCAGCCGAGTGCATGCTTCAGTATAAGAAGAAAGCAGCTGCCTACATAAAGCTTTTGAAGAAG CCCTGTCCTGATTCAGTGCCTTACGAAGAGGCTTTGGCCAATCGCAGGGTTCTTTTGAGTTCCACAGAGAGCAGAGAAGGCCTCGCACAGCAG GTCCAGCAGAGTTTGGAAAAAATTGCAAAATTAGAGCAGGAAAAAGAGCATTGGATGCTGGAGGCCCAGCTAGCCAAAATTAGGCtggagaaagagaataaaaaagtaTCTGAAAAGGCCAAAAATTCTGTTGGCAGCCAGCTGATTGAAGCAACCATGGAAAATTCCTTTGTGCTAAATGCAGTGGAACAAGAGAAGGATGATGGCACAGAGAAAGCTTTGAGAGAGCCAGTTCAAAGTACAAGTTTG GTTGGAATGCTAACAGTCACCACTGGAAATGAAGAG GTTCCAGAAGCTGATACCAGGGAAGACTTGATAAAGAACCACTATATGGCAAGAATAATAGAGCTTACATCTCAGTTGCAGCTAGCTGATAGCAAGTCCGTACATTTCCATGCAGAG tgcCGAGCACTTGCAAAACGACTCACTCTAGCAGAGAAAGCTAAAGAATCATCACTGGAAAAAATGCAACTAACAAGACTTAACATCAGCAAGTTACAG GATGAATTGACAACAACCAAGAGAAGCTATGAAGATCAGTTAAGCATGATGAGTGACCACCTTTGCAGTATGAATGAAACCTTAACCAAACAACGGGAAGAGATAGATACATTAAAACTGGCTAGCAAG GGAAATTCCAAGAAGAACAAGAGCCGATAG
- the PPP1R21 gene encoding protein phosphatase 1 regulatory subunit 21 isoform X2 → MKMKDQSLRKLQQEMDSLTFRNQQLAKRVELLQDELVLSESKGKKNKKSGEPASQLSQEQKNVFGEDLQKKIEENERLHIQFFEADEQHKRLEAELRSRLEVLEMEAAQHQAVVDGLTRKYMDTIEKLQNDKAKLEIKSQSLEREAKDCRVRTEECQQQLQHLHTDLSSRLDESLQIISEKVPFNDTRYSQYNALNVPLHNRHRQLKLRGLAGQALAFVQDLVTALLNFHTYTEQRIQIFPIDSATDTISPLNQKFSQYLHENASYIRPLEEGMLHLFESITEDTITVLETTMELKTFSDYLTSYVCFLRKILPYQLKSLEEECESSLCTAALRASNVELQNDMKKLTAIFEKLHTYISLLALPSTKADRLLRTNFSSVFTCIASALNGFHEVMKDISKHFSQKATLEHELPIATQKLITTNDCILSSLVALTNGTGKIASFFSNNLDSFILSLSYGPKGGMAFINPRAAECMLQYKKKAAAYIKLLKKPCPDSVPYEEALANRRVLLSSTESREGLAQQVQQSLEKIAKLEQEKEHWMLEAQLAKIRLEKENKKVSEKAKNSVGSQLIEATMENSFVLNAVEQEKDDGTEKALREPVQSTSLVGMLTVTTGNEEVPEADTREDLIKNHYMARIIELTSQLQLADSKSVHFHAECRALAKRLTLAEKAKESSLEKMQLTRLNISKLQDELTTTKRSYEDQLSMMSDHLCSMNETLTKQREEIDTLKLASKGNSKKNKSR, encoded by the exons AAAAGTGGTGAGCCTGCATCTCAGTTGAGTCAAGAACAGAAAAATGTCTTTGGTGAAGATCTTcaaaaaaagatagaagagaATGAGCGGTTACATATTCAG TTCTTTGAGGCAGACGAGCAACATAAACGCTTAGAAGCTGAGCTGAGAAGCAGACTTGAAGTTTTGGAGATGGAGGCTGCACAGCATCAAGCTGTGGTGGATGGCCTTACTAGGAAGTACATGGATACAATAGAAAAGCTGCAAAATGATAAAGCCAAGTTAGAA aTCAAATCTCAAAGCCTAGAGAGAGAAGCCAAGGACTGCAGAGTTCGAACAGAAGAGTG CCAGCAGCAGCTACAGCATCTTCATACTGACTTGAGTAGCAGATTGGATGAGTCTTTACAGATTATAAGTGAAAAAGTACCTTTCAATGATACAA GATATAGCCAGTATAATGCTCTGAATGTGCCATTACATAATAGACACAGGCAG CTGAAACTTCGTGGTCTTGCTGGACAAGCTCTGGCCTTTGTCCAGGATTTAGTGACAGCCCTCCTTAATTTCCACACCTACACTGAGCAGAGAATCCAGattttccccattgattctgccaCAGATACCATTTCACCATTAAATCAGAAG TTTTCACAGTACCTTCATGAAAATGCATCCTACATTCGCCCACTGGAGGAAGGAATGCTGCATTTGTTTGAGAGCATCACAGAGGATACCATCACAGTGCTG gaaacAACGATGGAATTAAAAACTTTTTCTGACTACTTAACATCTTATGTCTGCTTTCTCAGGAAGATTCTTCCTTATCAGTTGAAAAG TTTGGAAGAAGAGTGTGAATCTTCTCTTTGCACAGCTGCATTAAGAGCCAGTAATGTGGAGCTGCAAAATGATATGAAGAAGCTGACAGCGATCTTTGAGAAGCTGCATACGTACATTAGTCTTCTAGCCTTACCCA GCACAAAAGCGGATCGTCTGCTTCGAACGAACTTCAGCTCTGTGTTCACATGCATTGCTTCAGCTCTTAATGGATTTCATGAGGTTATGAAAG atatttccAAGCATTTTAGTCAAAAAGCTACCTTGGAACATGAGCTCCCCATAGCCACTCAGAAGCTCATCACCACCAATGACTGTATCTTATCCTCTCTGGTGGCATTAACTAATGGAACAGGCAAG ATTGCTTCGTTCTTCAGCAACAATTTAGATAGTTTCATTCTATCACTGAGTTATGGGCCTAAGGGAGGAATGGCATTTATCAACCCCCGCGCAGCCGAGTGCATGCTTCAGTATAAGAAGAAAGCAGCTGCCTACATAAAGCTTTTGAAGAAG CCCTGTCCTGATTCAGTGCCTTACGAAGAGGCTTTGGCCAATCGCAGGGTTCTTTTGAGTTCCACAGAGAGCAGAGAAGGCCTCGCACAGCAG GTCCAGCAGAGTTTGGAAAAAATTGCAAAATTAGAGCAGGAAAAAGAGCATTGGATGCTGGAGGCCCAGCTAGCCAAAATTAGGCtggagaaagagaataaaaaagtaTCTGAAAAGGCCAAAAATTCTGTTGGCAGCCAGCTGATTGAAGCAACCATGGAAAATTCCTTTGTGCTAAATGCAGTGGAACAAGAGAAGGATGATGGCACAGAGAAAGCTTTGAGAGAGCCAGTTCAAAGTACAAGTTTG GTTGGAATGCTAACAGTCACCACTGGAAATGAAGAG GTTCCAGAAGCTGATACCAGGGAAGACTTGATAAAGAACCACTATATGGCAAGAATAATAGAGCTTACATCTCAGTTGCAGCTAGCTGATAGCAAGTCCGTACATTTCCATGCAGAG tgcCGAGCACTTGCAAAACGACTCACTCTAGCAGAGAAAGCTAAAGAATCATCACTGGAAAAAATGCAACTAACAAGACTTAACATCAGCAAGTTACAG GATGAATTGACAACAACCAAGAGAAGCTATGAAGATCAGTTAAGCATGATGAGTGACCACCTTTGCAGTATGAATGAAACCTTAACCAAACAACGGGAAGAGATAGATACATTAAAACTGGCTAGCAAG GGAAATTCCAAGAAGAACAAGAGCCGATAG